The Mycolicibacterium cosmeticum DNA window TGGTCGCCGACGCGGTGCCGGGCGCCCCGTACACCTGGGCCAACCCCACCCGAGGCTTGCCCGGGACCTGCCGCTCCCCCGCCTGGCCGCGCAACTGACGCACCAGTTCGTGCATCTGCCGCAGGCCCGAGGCCCCGATCGGCTCGCCGTTGGCGATCAGCCCGCCGTCGGTGTTGACCGGGATGGACCCGTGGATCTCGGTGGCACCGTCGGCGAGCAGCTTCTCCTGCTCACCGTCGGCGCACAGTCCGGTCTCGGCCATATGGATGATCTCGGCGCCGGCGTCGGTGTCCTGCAACTGGGCGATATCGACGTCTTCTGGGCCGATACCCGCCGCCTCGTAGGCCGCCTTGGCGGCGAACACCGTCGGTGACGGGTCCTCGTCCAGCGGCGCCGACGTGGCATGCACCTCGTAGGCGCCGTAGGTGCGGGTGCGGATCTCGCTGGCACGCACGTACACCGGTGTGTCGGTGTAGCGGTGCGCGATATCGGCGCGGCACATGATCACCGCGGCGGCGCCCTCGTCGGGCGCACAGAACATGTACTGCCGCAGCGGGTAGTTCAGCACCGGCGAGGCCATGATCTCGTCCACCGAGATCTCCTTGCGGCGGAACGCGTTCGGGTTGAGCACGCCGTTGCGGAAGTTCTTGTTGGCCACCCGTGCCAGCGTCTCCTCGGAGATGTTGTGCTTGTGGATGTAGTGGTTGGCCTTCATACCGAAGAACTTGGTGGTGACGAACTGGCCGTTGTTCGCATACCACTGCGGCAAGGCCAACTTGGCGGGGTCGTCGGTGAACGCACCGCGCGGGTGCTTGTCCAAACCGATGGCGATACCGATGTCGTACTTGCCCAGCCGGATGGTGTCGGCGGTCTGCTGAATGGCGCTGGCCGACGTCGCGCACGCGTTGAAGACGTTGGTGAAGGTGATGCCGGTGAGCCCGACCAGCCGGGTGACCGCGTCCGGGTTCGACACCTCGTAACTGCCACCGAAGCCGAACTGGATGTCCTTCCACTCCAGCTTGGCGTCGGCCAGCGCACTCGTGATGGCCTCGGCACCCATCTCCATGGCGGTCTTGTCGAACCGGCCGAACGGGTGGATGCCGACGCCGATGATGGCCACGTCACTACTCATATCGAAAACCCCTGTGTTGGTTGGCTCTTCGTGCCGGTGCTCATCTGCAGAACTTTCAGACCGGCTGGAATGCGAAGGTGATGATCTCGTCGCCGTCGGCGTCGGTGGTGAACGGCACCATGGTCAGCTCGACCTCCATGCCGAATTTCAGCTTGGCGGGATCGCTTTCGGTGAGCCGGCCCTCGACGCGGATCCGGTCACCGAGCTGTACCAGCCCGACGCCGAACGGGACGAAGTCTTTGCCGGTGGGCCCGGCGTACGGCGCACCGGGCGGGAAACCCTGCGTGGTCCAGGCGATCACCGTGCCGCGGCGCGGCAACAGCACATCGGACATCTCGGCCTTGCTGCACTTCGGGCAACGCTGCTGGCGGGGGAACGTCGTGGCCGAGCAGGCAGCGCACTGACTACCGATCAGTTGCGGATCCTCGTCCGGCCAGGTGGAGATCTCGGGGGCAAGCGCCTTCGGCATCGGACTCCTCGGAACAGAATACGTTAACGGTTTCGTACAGTAGCACTTCCGAAAGTTGGAAACCAGATTCTCATTCGGCCTTGACCTGGGCTCCGTCCAACAACCGGGCCGTCGCGGCGTACACGTCGATATCGCCGGCCGCGACCTCGGCGGCCAATTCGGCCAGTCCCGGATGCGCCCGCAGCGCACTCTGCGCCAGCGACAAGATCTGCAACCGCGCCCGTGCCGCGCGCCGACCCGCGTCATCGGCGCGGTGGTGGGCGTCGACGGCGTCGACGAGTTCCCCGATACCGTCGTTCTGTGCGGCGATGATCTTCAGTACCGGCATTCCGGTCTCGATGTGCAGGTCGCGCACCGTCTGATCGGCACCTTCGCGGTCGGCCTTGTTCACGACGATGATGTCGGCCACCTCCAGCAGGCCGGCCTTGGCCGCCTGAACCGCGTCACCGGCACCGGGATTCAAGATGGCCACGGTGGGATCGGCGACCGCCGCGATCTCCACCTCGGACTGACCGACCCCGACCGTCTCCAATACGACGAGGTCGTAGCGCAGATCGGCGAGCAGGCTGATCGACGCCGGCACCGCCGCCGACAGGCCGCCGAGATGGCCGCGGGTGGCCACCGATCGGATCAGGACATCGGAATCGTCGAGATGGGCCGCCATCCGGATGCGGTCCCCCAACAGCGCGCCACCGCTGTACGGCGAGGACGGATCGACGGCCAGGACGGCGACCCGCAGCCCGCGGGCCCGGTACGCGGCGACGAGCACCGCGACGGTGGTCGACTTGCCCGCGCCGGGCGGCCCGGTGATACCGATGGTGCGGATCGGCCGCGGCGACAGCGCGGCGAGCACCTCCGCCCGTCGGTCGCCTTCCACCAGGCTCAGCAGCCGGCCGGTGGCCCGCTGGGATCCATCCCGCGCGGCCGTCAGGAGCTCGTGAATGTCCATCGGAAGTGACCTTAGGCGCTCGTCATGAGAATGTTATTCTCACGTGTCGAGAGTGACAGTTGCAAGAAGGGAACCACATGGACATCGCCGGTAGCTCAGCGCTCGTCGTCGGCGGAGCCGGAGGCTTGGGGGAAGCCACCGTCCGGCGACTGCATGCCGCGGGCGCCAAGGTCGTGGTCGCCGACCTTGCCGACGAGAAAGGCCCGAAGCTCGCCGACGAGCTCGGTGTGCGCTACGTGCGCACCGATGCCACGTCGGAGGAGTCCGTCAACGCCGCGATCGCTGAAGCAGAATCCCTTGCGCCGCTGCGTATCTCGGTGGACACCCACGGCGGACCGGCGACCGGCGGCCGGCTGATCGGCAAGGACGGTTCCCCGCTGGACCTCGCGGGTTTCGAGAAGACGATCAAGTTCTACCTGACCGCGGTGTTCAACGTGCTGCGCCTGTCCGCCGCCGCGATCGCCCGCACCGAGCCGCTGGCCGAGGGCGCCCGCGGCGTCATCGTCAACACCGCCTCCATCGCCGGTTACGAAGGGCAGATCGGCCAGCTGCCGTACGCCGCCGCCAAGGGCGGGGTGCTGGGCATGACCTTGGTGGCCGCGCGCGATCTGTCACCGCTGGGCATCCGGGTGGTCACCATCGCCCCGGGCACCATCAACACTCCCGCCTACGGCAAGGCCGCCGATCAGCTCGAGCAGTACTGGGCCCCGCAGGTTCCCTTCCCCAAGCGCATGGGGCGTTCGACGGAGTACGCCCAACTGGCGCAGAGCATCATCGAGAACGACTATCTCAACGGCGAGGTGATCCGGCTCGACGGGGCGCTGCGGTTCCCGCCCAAGTGAGGCCGGCGGGCAACACCGGGCAACGCCGCGAGGAGTCGGTCAGCGGGTGACGGCCGGGCCCGCACAGCGGTCCCGAAGCACCCGCCGCAACACCTTTCCCGAAGGCAGACGCGGAATCTCGTCGACGACCACCACCCGGCGCGGTTTCTTGTAGGAGGCCAATCGCTGTGCGACCCAGTCGGCGATCTCGGCCTCCGACAGCTGCGCGCCCACCACTGCCGCGACAACCGCCTCACCGTCGGCGGGATCGGGTATCCCGAACACCGCGCAGTCCGCGACGGCGGGGTGGGCGTGCAATACCGCCTCCACCTCGGCCGGGGCGACCTGGAATCCGCGTACCTTGATCATCTCCTTGAGCCGGTCGGTGATGTGCAGCCAACCGTCCTCGTCCAGATGTCCGATGTCACCCGTGCGGTACCAGCCGTCCTCGCAGACCGCGGCGGTGTCGCTGTCGGGCAGGTAGCCGGCCATGACCGACTCCGAGCGGACCTCGATCTCCCCGGTCGGCGCGATGCGCACCCTCACCCCGGGCACCGGTTTGCCGACCGTGTCCAGCCGGGCCGCCCCGATGGGGCAGCACGAGATGACCGGCAGCTCGCTCGCGCCGTACGCCGAGACCCATTGCACCCCAGCCCGTTCGGTGACGGTGTCGGCGACACTCTTGGTCACCGGGGTGGCACACCACATGATGTACCGCAAGGACGACAGGTCATAGCACTCCAGATCCGGGTGGGCGCTCATGGCCAGGGCGATGGGCGCGACGGCCATCTCGACGGTGATCCGGTCGGCCTGGATGTGGCGCAGCATGGCGTCGATGTCGAAGCGACGGTGCAGCCGCATCCACGCGCCGGCGTCGAGCACGGTGGCGATGTTGAGCAGGCCCAGGATGTGCGATGGCGGTGTCATGATCTGCATCCGGTCGTGCGCGGTGAGGCCGAGGGCGTGCCGCCAGTGCCGGATCGCCGTGGCGAAACCGGCGTGGGTGTGGCGGACCGCCTTGGGCATGCCGGTGGTCCCCGAACTGAAGACGAACAGCGCATCGGCGTCCGCCCGCACCGCCGCCCAACTGCCGCCGCCCGGGATGATCGGCTCGTCGAGATGCAGCGTGGGCACCAACTCGGCCAGCAGCGGTTGGTCCCCGACACCGAGCGCGGGCCGGGTCAACGCCAGCGCATGCGCCACTTCGGCGCGCTTCCAGGACGGGCTGATCAGGACGACCGCGGCACCGAGCCGCCAGATGGCGCGCAGCGCGATGACGAACTCGGGCCGGTTGGAGGACATCAGCGCCACCCGATCTCCGCGCCGGACACCACGACCGGCCAGGGTGCCCGCCAGCCCGTCGGCAAGCGCGTCGAGTTCGGCCAGTGTGTACTGCTGGTCGTCGAAAGCGAGCACGGCGCCGGTCATCAGACCCCTATCTTATCCAGATTGGAGAATGATATTCTCCAATTGTCAGAACGACGAGTCCAGGAGAGGTCCATGACGGCAGAACCCGTGCCCGCCGACGAGGTGACGATCCTGTTGGATCGCGCACGTACGACGGTGACCGCCAAGCCGGGCGAGACGCTCTTGGAGACCGCCCGCCGCAACGGGCTGACACCGCCCTTCTCCTGCGAGGCGGGCAACTGCGGCACGTGCATCGCCAAGCTCACCGAGGGCAGCGCGACCATGCGCGTCAACGACGCCCTCACCCAGGACGAGGTGGACGAGGGCTACGTCCTGACCTGCCAGGCCGTGCCCGACCCGGGACCGGTCGTCGTCGACTACGAAGACTGAGTCTCGAACACCGGCGCGGGCCGGTACTCGGGTTGATAGCCCGTCACCTTCACCGGGCTGCCCACCAGCCGGAATTCACCGGCCTGCACCACCATTTCGGGCGTCTGGGCGAGCGCCTGCGGCAAGGTGCGCACCGCCGCCGCCGGAATGCCGAGTGGTTTCAGGCGGGCTTCCCAGTTCGCCGCGGTGTCCCGCGCCAGCGCCGCCGAGACCACGGCCAGCACCTCGTCGCGCGCCGCGGCGCGCTCGGCCATGGTGGCGAACCCCTCGATAGCCGCTTCGCCCGCGAACGCCCTCCAGAACCCGTCGTGGGTGATGAACAGCGCCAGGTAGCCCTCAGCGGTGGGAAAGAGCTGGGCGGGAACGTAATACGAGTGCGCTCCGAACGGATAGCGGCGCGGGTGGGCACCGTCGTTCAGGTACGCGGCCGCCCGATAGTTCAGCTGGGACAGCATCACGTCGCGCAGCGACACCTCCACCTGGCCGCCGCGACCCGACACGATCTGGGCCAGCAGGCCCAGCGCCGCGGTCAAGCCGGTGGAGTTGTCGGCGGCGGAGTAACCGGGCAGCGTGGGCGGGCCGTCCGGGTCACCCGTCATCGCCGCCACCCCGGTGGCCGCCTGGATGACGTAGTCGAAGGCCGGATCGTCACCGCCGTGCAACCCGAAGCCGGTGAGCGCGACACACACCAGCTTCTCGTTGTGCCTACGCAGCGACTCGTAGGTCAGGCCCAGCCGCTTGATGGCCGACGGTTTCATGTTCACCAGCAGCGCGTGTGAATCCGCCACCAGCGCAGCGAGTTTCGCCTGACCGTCGGCCGACTGCAGATCCAGGCAGACGCTGCGCTTGTTGCGGTTGAGGCTGGCGAAATAGCTGTCACCGACCTGCCGGGAGATCTCGCCACCGGGCGGCTCGACCTTGATCACCTCGGCACCCAGGTCGGCCAGCATCATGGTGGCGTACGGCCCGGCCAGCATCACCCCGACCTCGATGATGCGGATACCCGCCAGCGGTCCGGTCATGACGCCGAGACTACGGTTGTTGCGGGAATCAGGCCGAAATCACGCAATAAACCGTCGTTTCGGCGCGTCGTTGCCCCCTTCACCGCACCTGCTCGGCGAGCTCGGCGATCACCTCGCGGGTCCGGTATTTCGATGCGATCAACTCGTCGCGGTTGTCCCCGATCGGCAACAACCGCACCGACAGATCGGTCACGCCGGCATCGGCGAACCTCTGGAATCGACCCAGAATCGCTTCCATATCACCCGCTGCGAGCAGATCACCGACGTTGCGGGCCTCGCCGCGGTCCAGCAAGCGCTGGTAGTTCGGCGACGTCTCGGCCTCGGCGAGCACCCGGTTGGCCCGCTCCTTGGCTTCCTCGATCTCCGAATTGGCGCACAGGGTGACCGGGATACCGGCCACGATACGCGGGGCCGGCTTGCCGGCCTGGGCGGCGGCCTTGGTGATCTTCGGCGCGATGTGCTCACCGATCGCCTTCTCGTCGGCCATCCACAGCGAGGTGCCGTCCGCTTGTTCCCCGGCGATCTGCAACATCACCGGACCCAACGCCGACACCAGCACCGGCATCGGAGTATCGGCGCTCAGCACGGTCGGATTGTGCACGGTGAACGAATCGTTCTCCACGTCAACAGCTCCGGGCCCGGAGATGGCCGCGTTGAGCACCTCCAAGTAATCCCGGGTATAGGCCGCCGGCTTCTCGTAGGGCAGACCCAGCATGTCCCGGACGATCCAGTGGTGCGACGGCCCCACCCCGAGGGCCAGCCGGCCGCCGGACATGGCGTGTACCGAAAGCGACTGACGGGCAAGGGCGATCGGATGCTGCGCCTGCAGCGGCACGACCGCGGTGCCGAGTTCGATCCGCGAGGTGTTCGCCGCCATCAGCGCCACCATGGTGAGGCAGTCGAAATCGTTGGGTACCTGCGGCATCCATGCGCTGTCCAGTCCGGCCGACTCGGCCCACTGGATATCGGACACCAGCTTGGCAACCTTGCGCGCCATATCGCCGCGCTCGGCCCCGATCATCACGCCCAGTTTCACTGCCCACCCCTGCTTCGCCCGCCCGACCGCATCAGCCCGACACCCTCTCCGTCAGCGCCCGCACCTCGGACACCAAAGTGTCCAGGCCGGTTCCGGTGGGGAACACCGCTGCCGCGCCGGCGTCCAACAGTTTCTGCACATCGCCCTGCGGGATGGTGCCCCCGACGACGACGGCGATATCCCCCGCGTCGGCCGCCCGCAGCGCCTCCACGGTGCGCGCCGTCAGCGCGACGTGGGCTCCCGACAGGATCGAAAGGCCCACCAGCGCAACATCTTCCTGCAGGGCGATGGACACGATGTCCTCGATGCGCTGCCGGATGCCGGTATAGATGACCTCGAATCCAGCATCGCGCAGGGTACGAGCAACGATCTTGGCGCCGCGATCGTGCCCGTCCAGACCGGGCTTGGCCACCAGAACGCGGGTGACCATCAGAACACCACCGGCTGCTGGAACTCGCCCCACACGGCCTTGAGCGCGGCCACCATCTCGCCCACGGTGCAGTACGCGTTGGCGCAGTCGATGAGCTTGTGCATCAGGTTGTCGTCCCCTTCCGCGGATCGCGACAGCGCCGCCAGCGCCTCTTTGACGGCGATCGGATCCCGCTCGGCCTTCACCCGGGCCAGCCGTTTGAGCTGCAGATCACGGCCGGCGGCGTCCAATTCGTAGGTCGCCAGATCGGGGGCGGGCTCGTCCACGACGAATCGGTTCACCCCAACCACCGGCCGCTCCCCCGACTCGACCTGCCGATGAATCTTGAACGCCTCGTCGGCGATCAGCCCCTGCAGATAACCGTCCTCGATGCAGCGCACCATGCCGCCGTGCGCCTCCAGATCGGACATGATCTCGATGATCTTGGCCTCGGTGGCATCGGTCAGCGCCTCGACGAAGTACGAACCGCCCAGCGGGTCGGCCACTTTGGTGACACCGGTCTCGTAGGCCAGGATCTGCTGGGTGCGCAGGGCCAATGTCGCGGACTCCTCGCTGGGCAGCGCGAACGGCTCGTCCCAGGCGGCGGTGAACATCGACTGCACGCCACCGAGCACCGAGGCCAGCGCCTCGTACGCCACCCGCACCAGGTTGTTCTGGGCTTGCGGGGCGTACAGCGAGGCACCACCGGAGACGCAGCCGAACCGGAACATCGCGGCCTTGTCGGTGGTGGCGCCGTAGCGTTCCCGCACGATGGTGGCCCACCGCCGCCGTCCCGCGCGGTACTTGGCGATCTCTTCGAAGAAGTCGCCGTGGGTGTAGAAGAAGAACGAGATCTGCGGGGCGAATTTGTCGATGCTCATCCGGCCGCGCTCGACGACGGTGTCGCAATAGGTGACACCGTCGGCCAGGGTGAACGCCATCTCCTGGACGGCATTGGCGCCGGCATCGCGGAAGTGCGCGCCGGCCACCGAGATGGCGTTGAATCGCGGCACCTCGGCGGCGCAGAACTCGATGGTGTCGGCGATCAGCCGCAGCGACGGAGCGGGCGGCCAGATCCACGTGCCGCGCGACGCGTACTCCTTGAGGATGTCGTTCTGGATGGTGCCGGTCAGCTTCTCCCGCGGCACCCCCTTCTTCTCGGCGGCGGCCACGTAGAACGCCAGCAGGATGGCGGCGGTGCCGTTGATGGTGAAGCTCGTGCTGATCGCGTCCAGCGGGATACCGTCGAACAGGACCTCGGCGTCGGCAAGGGTGTCCACCGCGACGCCGACGCGACCCACCTCTTCCCCGTACTCGGGATCGTCTGAGTCATAACCGCACTGGGTCGGCAGGTCCAGTGCCACCGACAGCCCCGTCCCGCCTTGATCGAGGAGATACCGGTACCGCTTGTTGGATTCCTCGGCGGTACCGAACCCCGAGTACTGACGGAACGTCCACGTCTTACCGCGATAGCCGGACGCGAAGTTGCCGCGCGTGAAGGGGTACTCGCCGGGCGCGGGCGGTTCACCGGCACGGTCGCCCGGTCCGTAGACGGGCGCCAGCGGAATGCCTGAAGGGGTCTCCACCCGAGGGACAACATGCTCGCTCATCAGTGGATAACGTACTTGCAAAAAATGAGAATGCCAATACCGCGCCTGGGAAACGTGCACGATGCGGGCCTATCGTGCTCTCCCGGCGCCGCCTCCGCGGCCTTCCACCACCCCCCGGCGGCCGACGTACCTGCCAATGGGTGATTATGGGACTTGCTGAGAATGAGAATGCCAATACCATCGAGGGGTACGAGTCCAGGGAGGCCCATGTCCAGCGCGCACCGTCCATTAGCCGACCGCACCGTGGTGGTGTCCGGCGGCAGCCGCGGCATCGGGCTGGCCATCGCACTCGGCGCGGCCGCCCAAGGTGCCAATATCGTGCTCCTCGCCAAGACGGCCGAACCCCACCCCAAGCTGCCCGGCACCGTGTACACCGCGGTGGCCGACGTGGAGGCGGTGGGCGCCAAGGCCGCCGCCGTGGTGGGTGACGTCCGCAAGGAGGACGATGTGCAGCGGGCGATCGACACCGCGGTGCACACCTTCGGCGGCGTCGACATCGTGATCAACAACGCCAGCGCCATCGCGACGGAAGCCACCGAATCCCTCGCGGCCAAGAAGTTCGACCTCATGATGGACATCAACGTGCGGGGTACGTTCCTGCTCACCAAGGCGGCGCTGCCGCACCTGCGGCAATCCCCCAATGCCCACGTGGTCACGCTCGCCCCTCCCCTCAACCTGAACCCGCACTGGCTGGGCGCTCACCCGGCCTACACGGTGAGCAAGTACGGCATGACCTTGTTGTCGCTGGGCTGGGCGGCCGAATACGCGGACGCCGGGATCGGCTTCAGCTGTCTGTGGCCGCAGACCTACATCGCCACCTCGGCGGTGACCAACCTGGCCGACGGCCAGAACATGGTGGCGGCCGCACGGAGCCCGCAGATCATGGCCGACGCCGCGGTGCAGATCCTCACCGGACCCGCGAAGGAAGCCAACGGCCAGACCTATATCGACGCCGACGTGCTGGCCGCCGCCGGGATCACCGACCTGTCCGGATACGGCGGTGGGGACGATCCGATCTGGGATATCTTCGTGGACAAGTCATGAGTATCTCACTGCTGCTGGAGATGTCGTCGTCCGCGAACCCGGACCGGACGGCGGTGGTGTCGGGTGAGTTGCGCCTGACCGTCGAGGAACTCAGCGTCCACGCCGACGGCGGGGCCGGGGTGATCGCGGCCTCGGGTGCCGGGCATGTCGCCTACGTCGGCAGCGGCGGCGCACTGCTTCCGCTGCTGTTGTTCTCGGCCGCACGCGCCGGCGTCGCGTTCACCCCACTGAACTACCGGCTGTCCGCCGACGGGTTGCGCACACTGATCGACCG harbors:
- a CDS encoding thiolase family protein — encoded protein: MSSDVAIIGVGIHPFGRFDKTAMEMGAEAITSALADAKLEWKDIQFGFGGSYEVSNPDAVTRLVGLTGITFTNVFNACATSASAIQQTADTIRLGKYDIGIAIGLDKHPRGAFTDDPAKLALPQWYANNGQFVTTKFFGMKANHYIHKHNISEETLARVANKNFRNGVLNPNAFRRKEISVDEIMASPVLNYPLRQYMFCAPDEGAAAVIMCRADIAHRYTDTPVYVRASEIRTRTYGAYEVHATSAPLDEDPSPTVFAAKAAYEAAGIGPEDVDIAQLQDTDAGAEIIHMAETGLCADGEQEKLLADGATEIHGSIPVNTDGGLIANGEPIGASGLRQMHELVRQLRGQAGERQVPGKPRVGLAQVYGAPGTASATILSL
- a CDS encoding Zn-ribbon domain-containing OB-fold protein, with product MPKALAPEISTWPDEDPQLIGSQCAACSATTFPRQQRCPKCSKAEMSDVLLPRRGTVIAWTTQGFPPGAPYAGPTGKDFVPFGVGLVQLGDRIRVEGRLTESDPAKLKFGMEVELTMVPFTTDADGDEIITFAFQPV
- a CDS encoding ArgK/MeaB family GTPase, with amino-acid sequence MDIHELLTAARDGSQRATGRLLSLVEGDRRAEVLAALSPRPIRTIGITGPPGAGKSTTVAVLVAAYRARGLRVAVLAVDPSSPYSGGALLGDRIRMAAHLDDSDVLIRSVATRGHLGGLSAAVPASISLLADLRYDLVVLETVGVGQSEVEIAAVADPTVAILNPGAGDAVQAAKAGLLEVADIIVVNKADREGADQTVRDLHIETGMPVLKIIAAQNDGIGELVDAVDAHHRADDAGRRAARARLQILSLAQSALRAHPGLAELAAEVAAGDIDVYAATARLLDGAQVKAE
- a CDS encoding SDR family NAD(P)-dependent oxidoreductase, encoding MDIAGSSALVVGGAGGLGEATVRRLHAAGAKVVVADLADEKGPKLADELGVRYVRTDATSEESVNAAIAEAESLAPLRISVDTHGGPATGGRLIGKDGSPLDLAGFEKTIKFYLTAVFNVLRLSAAAIARTEPLAEGARGVIVNTASIAGYEGQIGQLPYAAAKGGVLGMTLVAARDLSPLGIRVVTIAPGTINTPAYGKAADQLEQYWAPQVPFPKRMGRSTEYAQLAQSIIENDYLNGEVIRLDGALRFPPK
- a CDS encoding class I adenylate-forming enzyme family protein, which translates into the protein MTGAVLAFDDQQYTLAELDALADGLAGTLAGRGVRRGDRVALMSSNRPEFVIALRAIWRLGAAVVLISPSWKRAEVAHALALTRPALGVGDQPLLAELVPTLHLDEPIIPGGGSWAAVRADADALFVFSSGTTGMPKAVRHTHAGFATAIRHWRHALGLTAHDRMQIMTPPSHILGLLNIATVLDAGAWMRLHRRFDIDAMLRHIQADRITVEMAVAPIALAMSAHPDLECYDLSSLRYIMWCATPVTKSVADTVTERAGVQWVSAYGASELPVISCCPIGAARLDTVGKPVPGVRVRIAPTGEIEVRSESVMAGYLPDSDTAAVCEDGWYRTGDIGHLDEDGWLHITDRLKEMIKVRGFQVAPAEVEAVLHAHPAVADCAVFGIPDPADGEAVVAAVVGAQLSEAEIADWVAQRLASYKKPRRVVVVDEIPRLPSGKVLRRVLRDRCAGPAVTR
- a CDS encoding 2Fe-2S iron-sulfur cluster-binding protein; translated protein: MTAEPVPADEVTILLDRARTTVTAKPGETLLETARRNGLTPPFSCEAGNCGTCIAKLTEGSATMRVNDALTQDEVDEGYVLTCQAVPDPGPVVVDYED
- a CDS encoding CaiB/BaiF CoA transferase family protein, producing the protein MTGPLAGIRIIEVGVMLAGPYATMMLADLGAEVIKVEPPGGEISRQVGDSYFASLNRNKRSVCLDLQSADGQAKLAALVADSHALLVNMKPSAIKRLGLTYESLRRHNEKLVCVALTGFGLHGGDDPAFDYVIQAATGVAAMTGDPDGPPTLPGYSAADNSTGLTAALGLLAQIVSGRGGQVEVSLRDVMLSQLNYRAAAYLNDGAHPRRYPFGAHSYYVPAQLFPTAEGYLALFITHDGFWRAFAGEAAIEGFATMAERAAARDEVLAVVSAALARDTAANWEARLKPLGIPAAAVRTLPQALAQTPEMVVQAGEFRLVGSPVKVTGYQPEYRPAPVFETQSS
- a CDS encoding LLM class F420-dependent oxidoreductase, encoding MKLGVMIGAERGDMARKVAKLVSDIQWAESAGLDSAWMPQVPNDFDCLTMVALMAANTSRIELGTAVVPLQAQHPIALARQSLSVHAMSGGRLALGVGPSHHWIVRDMLGLPYEKPAAYTRDYLEVLNAAISGPGAVDVENDSFTVHNPTVLSADTPMPVLVSALGPVMLQIAGEQADGTSLWMADEKAIGEHIAPKITKAAAQAGKPAPRIVAGIPVTLCANSEIEEAKERANRVLAEAETSPNYQRLLDRGEARNVGDLLAAGDMEAILGRFQRFADAGVTDLSVRLLPIGDNRDELIASKYRTREVIAELAEQVR
- a CDS encoding cobalamin B12-binding domain-containing protein, with amino-acid sequence MVTRVLVAKPGLDGHDRGAKIVARTLRDAGFEVIYTGIRQRIEDIVSIALQEDVALVGLSILSGAHVALTARTVEALRAADAGDIAVVVGGTIPQGDVQKLLDAGAAAVFPTGTGLDTLVSEVRALTERVSG
- a CDS encoding methylmalonyl-CoA mutase family protein, giving the protein MSEHVVPRVETPSGIPLAPVYGPGDRAGEPPAPGEYPFTRGNFASGYRGKTWTFRQYSGFGTAEESNKRYRYLLDQGGTGLSVALDLPTQCGYDSDDPEYGEEVGRVGVAVDTLADAEVLFDGIPLDAISTSFTINGTAAILLAFYVAAAEKKGVPREKLTGTIQNDILKEYASRGTWIWPPAPSLRLIADTIEFCAAEVPRFNAISVAGAHFRDAGANAVQEMAFTLADGVTYCDTVVERGRMSIDKFAPQISFFFYTHGDFFEEIAKYRAGRRRWATIVRERYGATTDKAAMFRFGCVSGGASLYAPQAQNNLVRVAYEALASVLGGVQSMFTAAWDEPFALPSEESATLALRTQQILAYETGVTKVADPLGGSYFVEALTDATEAKIIEIMSDLEAHGGMVRCIEDGYLQGLIADEAFKIHRQVESGERPVVGVNRFVVDEPAPDLATYELDAAGRDLQLKRLARVKAERDPIAVKEALAALSRSAEGDDNLMHKLIDCANAYCTVGEMVAALKAVWGEFQQPVVF
- a CDS encoding SDR family oxidoreductase, which translates into the protein MSSAHRPLADRTVVVSGGSRGIGLAIALGAAAQGANIVLLAKTAEPHPKLPGTVYTAVADVEAVGAKAAAVVGDVRKEDDVQRAIDTAVHTFGGVDIVINNASAIATEATESLAAKKFDLMMDINVRGTFLLTKAALPHLRQSPNAHVVTLAPPLNLNPHWLGAHPAYTVSKYGMTLLSLGWAAEYADAGIGFSCLWPQTYIATSAVTNLADGQNMVAAARSPQIMADAAVQILTGPAKEANGQTYIDADVLAAAGITDLSGYGGGDDPIWDIFVDKS